The Argentina anserina chromosome 5, drPotAnse1.1, whole genome shotgun sequence genome includes the window TATGAAGTTTTCAAACAATtgattttatctttttaactACTCGCTTTTGGTTGTAGGTGAACCGGCAGCTGCCTGAAGAAAGTCAAGAGCGGTGGatctttaatttcttaatttttataatttatgcaTATTTTAGAACAATGGTTGAAATATAACCATCTTTTCTATGTTTAATCTTTTGTGTATTACACCTTTTATCGTTATGCTCTATGAATGAAATGTTCCTCTGTATAAAACTCTGTGGTAATCATCTTTGCAATTTTTGAACGTTATATCTTATCTTCAATAGTTGTTCTATTCGGCCACTAGACAAGAATCCCGCTGCAACGCGCGGGGCTTAAAATCTAGTACTTATATAGGTGATGTTAGCTGTTTTTAGACTGCTGATGGATGAGCCAAATTGAAGGCTCACTACAAGAAGCTTAACATAAAAACAACAACGTGCCCCCTAAATGCTTGTTTTTACTTCCATTCTAGTCTTTCACAATGGAAAACTAATGTGTGATGTAAAACACTGTTTTCCCTTGAAGTCATGACTTTGATTTAAAAGCAGCTTAACATCATAGGGAGTACTAGCTTGATAGTGTTTCATATTTTGAAAAGATTATTGGTTCATCCCCTAATTATTAAGAGAGGTCGTTGGGGGGAAAAAGAACACAATTATGATTAATCAACACTAAAACATTTCAAtttacaaatgattcatacagatgatgatgatatatgtacatatatatatatatatatatatatatatatatatatatatatatataatcgtCATATAGCTACTTGGTTGTCGGAAGTCGCACTCCGGTTCCGGCTCCGCCTTTTAGGCTGCTTTTTGTGACTGCCTCCAAACTTCAACCTGCCGGTATCCTTGAACCGCGCCTTCTCTGCCTGAATGATCTCACACTCGGGCATTGATGCAGGGTACCTCAAAGAATCGTAACAATATGAGTAGTACATGAAACGTTGACGAAATCGGCGCATGGCCGCCTGCCGTGCACGTGAAATTGTAGAGTATTCTTGAGCGTTGAGGTAGGCAAGTTTCTCGGCGCAGGCCTCACCGAACGGAAATTGCTCAATCGGGTCGGAAGGGCAGCCGTCGAGCACTAGGTCTTTGAATTCAGCGACGAAGGGTGCGTATTTGTAGTTTGCTTTCTCCTTGCCGCCATTAGTAGCCCAGCTGCTGGCATCCCATATGGTTGCATATAAAGACATTGGCTTCGCTGGGTAGTCACCACCCATTGCTTCCTTTCGTACAACCTCTCTTATTGGTACTTCATCCACgtaaaatctgaaaatgtaACAATTGGATGCAAATGTATCAGGCAATCAAGTgtattgttttcttctttttctcgtcAACCTCTAACATGTAATAAGATCTACTAGCCGGGTTGATCAGTCTAAAACTTAAATTCATGGTCAAATCATGAACATAATTCCAGTCTACCAACGTTTCAATAAAACAACCAAAACTGTCAAAACAACGTCAACATTGGACcttcaataaataaattcaGAGCCTTCAGGAAATTGGCGCATTCGTCCCACAAGAACGATTCTAGCTAGAGATGAGACAAGCGTTTGTTTTgcctacatcacatgttaatttttattttattttatataatacCAACTCAAATTCTACTACTCTCGTGTTGAGTCTACTACTTttcaattattacaaactgtGAAGAAAAAGTtgcccaaaatcatttaattaccataattttattgttttgaaTCGAATGGTAATTACTTCATAAGACCACGAATTTACCTTAACACAATTAGCAAAGGCGTCAAATTATAATTCTATATTCCCAATAACAACCTTTAGAAACGTCGTCTTCACAACATGCCTCAAAGTTAGTTTACGGTAGGGATGTCAATGGTCAGGTTCGGACCAGGGTAGGGTCAGAGGATCAAAATATCATACACATACTCAATTTTTTATGTCATGTACTCAGTTTAATTTTCGTTATAAAATAATGGGTATTCTCCGTTCTCATACATGTCATAATACCCGTTAACgatattttgttatattatataaaaatgtacATGAAGTacataaaaacataaaaatctaaaataaaaactaaatatCATGAAAAAATAGTTTTTTACATTAATCCAACTTAAACAAATACATGTCTAGTCCAAAATAGATCAATTACTGTAAAAAAaggtttttatttacataaataaatatttatttattaatattaaaacatatataatatatatttcattcttattGGGTGGAGATTGGGAAATGGATCAAAATATCATCCGGTCTTTTACCCAATTTCATATTCGAAATTAGTGGATCTTCATCCCGTTTCTCGTTTTTACCCTTTTTACAGCCCCATTAAAGTTAAATACCCATGAATACCCTAGCCAATGGATATTTATCCCTAATTGATTTGATCCGTGTGGATGAAATCATGTTCAGTTCGGTCGACAATTTATAAGTTTCAACATGCAAATAGGAAGACAAGTTTGACAACCATTGGATGTAGAAACAATTGCGTATTAAAAACAATCCcacacgcaacgtcaaacTATCTAACTTTTAGCCTCTCGTGAGGTCAACGAAAGCATGCACAGAAGCATACCACGTTAACGAGAACCATCCATAATACTATTAAGTTTCCCAAAACAGAAAGAATTCATCAAACCGAAACGGGTGTTTTAGAGGAaggataaaaaaaacaaagaatacAAATTAAGCAGAAGTAAAGAAGATTAATTAGAGTGACTCACATGATGTTCTTAAGGGTCCAGAGGATGCTGTAACGGTGGAAGTCCTTTGTCGGGTCGAACCAGAGGCGGTACCGCTCCTCGCGGCCGCGGCTGGTGCTGCCGTTGCCGTATAAGTTGGTCTGGAACCTCCATGGCTTTCCTGCTGTGTTACCCAAGAATTCTATGTCCAACTCATCGTGGCTCTTCTCAAACACGTCAGCGTTAGAAGTCTGTTTACCAAACATTTCATCATCACACAAAGAGAAAAATTAGGCAACCCACCAGaaccataaaataataataataatttgtaAAATAGTTGTAAAGATCATAAAATGAATAAGAAAGATGCTTACATAGAAAGCAACGCAAATACCGGCAGTGTTATCCGACGGGAGCTTAATCTTGGCGCTGAAGAAGCCATGGTCGTAAAGAGAGGAGGAAATAAAGCCAGACCCTATAATcaattaatcaaatcaaagcACACGGATAATCAATTATCAATTCAACagataataataaattaataataataaacatGAAAAACACGTAAATATTAATCagagtaaaaacaaaacatattcaagaaaaaaagggAAATTTTCTTTGATCATTTCAGACAGTTGTAAATTGGAGACAACATGAAGAAATCGTAGGAACATTTCAGCCAGAAAATAACCAAAGGAGCAATCATGAACCATGATCGAGATGATCATTATGAGAATCTTGATAATATTTACAAACCTGTATATTTATCGAGGAGGAGACGGACGCCATTTCCGTCGGGGGAGCGGACGAGGTTGCCGTCGCCGAAGAGAAGATTGAAACCCTCGTCGAAGGGGATGTTGGTGAGATTGAAAGGCTTAGCGTAAGGCACCGCGTCGGCTAATAACGAAAGAGTAGTAgtcagaagaagaacaaggagAGATACCAGCGATAACCTCCCCTCCATTTCTTGTCTCTCCTATTGTAGTTAGTTTTCTTATAATCCGGCCACTGTTTAGGTGTTTTTGTTGCTCTGGTTTTTGTggtcttctctctctctctctctctctctctctctctggtgcCACCTCTTTTGCTTTGTCTGAgagtaattatatatacacgtAGAGAGAATAAGAAGAAGCAGCTAAGAGGCAAGAGAGGGGAGGATTCAATCGGATTCAATGCAGGGGAAAAAAAGGTTACGAGATATGGACAGGTCGAAGAAATTGAAGgaaggagaaatgaaatttaatggtCATTGGCTGCTAAGAAAGCTTTGAAAATAAATCTTCGTGTACGCTTGTGCCCTCAGTTGGCCGGGTATTATCGAAACGGCCACTGGGGGAGGTGATTAATGTAGAAGAAGTGGGGGTGGTGGTTACAACTTACACATATTACAATTGTGATATTAATGATGATCTTAAGGGGGATGTGGAATGGGTTAGAGGGAGGTTGGGTTTGTTAATTAGTCATTGATAGGTTTATTGGTGTTTTGTGTTAAAGGGCATTGCAATGGATAATGAGGTTTATTAAGTGCTGATTTTGACATTCAAGCTAGCAATGGCCAACTACTGATTATAGAGGCATTTGAGATCATCAAGTGTTTGGGGCCAATGATGCCACATGTTGTTAATATAGATGATAGGTTGTTATGCCTTCTAATATAAAGTTGTCTGATTATCGATTCGTGAGGTACGTAGTACACTAAACTAGAATCAATCGAGCGGAGCGAGCTACTATCTTGATTAAATTGAGGATAATCATCTATGGCATTTTGAGTAGAGCTTGTTGTAATATATAATCTGAACTTCTTGTCGAACTGAACTCTCAAAACATGAACCACTTACCAATTACCATAgcggtcagaaagatacaaCGTACAAATGTATAATAACCAGATTCTTAGACTGGGAATCTATACAACTTAAATTCgtgcatttttattttcaattttgctCGGCTAATTATTTACTCCTTaagaaatcaaataaataaagataTTTATATCTCTATGTAAAGAAAAGTGTGATTAAGAAATTATAATTGATGCAGTGATCAACCAGGGAGGGGTGCTTGATCTTTAGCCTGAAGTCAAGGCAATGATGACAGATACATACCGCTTAGATATAGACAAGGATTCTTATGGCTCTAGCTTAATTTGAAAGATGGCAGCTATAGATTTATTATGCAATAAAGAGTATATAGTTCCATACCATGCAAAAATTACATACATTTTATAATGAGCTATCATgtattaaaaaacaaaacaatcacCAACTATATTGTATGACACTGGAGCAGAACAAAATTGATAAAAGATAAGAAAGTAAGAAATCTAAGAATCTTCATATTCTTCATATTTGCTTTTGATTATCCATGCTTGGTACACCAAATTTTGATGCCATCAGTATGTATAATAGAAAGTAGAGTAACTGAACATGTTATTCGTAAGAATACTGAAGAGTCATCAGTGTATGTGTATATTTCCATCATCAGTTTCCTTATTTTTCCTTTCGTAACTTGAAGAATTAATTAAGAAACAGACACGCACATCCTAATTTCTTGAACAATTTGATAACTCAAACCCTAGCCTTAATCTTACCCAAATGTTTCCATCATCATTCATCGACTCAATTATTTAAGCCAGCTTTGTGTTTATGCATGACGCTATACCAAATATGCAGCTGTCAAATTATGATAGTAGAAGGTGGttgttttcaatattttcataattatatGTTATGCCCCATACTTCTCATGATGGCATAAAACTTGAATTTTCATTTGAAATTACATTGCGTACAAATAACACCACCTCCGTGAACATAGTTTTTTTTGGTGGTCGATCATTGCAAATAACTGTGGTCATTAAATATTAATCAAAGACTTTAAGTTATACACGAGATTGATTAGTAACCTACCCCTCTTCCTGAACTTGACCAAATCATATATACGGGGAtctagaagaagaaatatatCTTCATGCAAAGCGACACTTTGGAATTGTTCAAAGAAGCCTATACATATCATCATACGAAAACCTTATTACAAAGTTTCCAAGGTAGGAGTCCATTTTCACACATACATCTAATAAGTATGACACTCGATAGTCCTTGGTTATAGTTCTTTGGCTATATTTCGATTCATTATAATACAAAAGGACTAGTTAAATCGGCAGTTTTCATGTCTTTCTTATGTTGTTCAtgtatcaaaatcaaaacgTAAGCATGAAACAAACAGAACTAAATAAATTATGGGGCAAGTAacggggtttagggttttgaataATCAAGGAGCAGGTAAGGAAACAGCTACGGCCACTCAGCCAGTGAGGAGGAAGTAATAGAACACGTATTGTAATTATGAAGGAGAGAAGGGTATTTTAGggagaagatatgtaattttgTAACGTTTTAGAGGTGGAAAGACTGGAAAGTGGAAACACGAAAGCTTCTTTTCTTGGCTTTTAGTCTGAAAACCGCGTATGGCGGCGGTGGGCTGTTCATTTCTTCTTCGATAATCTTCTTcgtttttgttcttcttttatttctttggTCCAATGTTATTACCTCATATTATTCCTCTTCTTTGTACCAAAAGAACATAGTATTCCTCTTCTACTGTGTGTAAAGGAGCCTACATTGCACACTTTTTAGTTATTAATTGTTTACAAGGAGATTATGTAGATGTCATCGATCCACCGTTGTAACGACTCGTTGTCATCAATTCACTGGTTCAACTTAGATGTGAATATAccaaaaaccctaaaccctaaaccctaaacttgtAGTGATTGATATGAATATATTGGATGTGGAGTTTATAGGATGAAGTATAGGGTGTAAAATTTAAGTCCAGACTCCAGAGAAGCAAACTTTGGTTAGCAAACGTAGCACCATTCACAATCCGACTTACCCCGCTAAAACCTTGGCACATTTTACAGAAGGAGCGAAGAAGTAGATAGCTAACTCAtggtgttaatctacaatttcAGACTTTCTCTGTGCTTCTACATAGTGAGGATTTAAGTAGCTAGCATTTTCTAATGGTATCTTTTTGTTTGGGCGAAAGGAATCAAAAGTTACAGAGGTCCCTCGCCCATCAAACAACAGAAAAACGAGCAGTGACAGAGGGGGCTTTTGACACCCAATATGGGGAGCAAGAATCGCTCAAGGCAAGGGAGCAAGGAGATGATCAGCAGCATTGTTTGCCTTAGTACTGGTCAGAAGCCAGTTGATTTTCCGGGGGTCGAAGGGAGATGCCGGTTTGAGCAAAGAAGCAGCTAGCAGTTATACTTCGAAATTTTCATGTGCTGTTGTCTACACAACTCATAGTACAAGCATTTGCCATTTGGGATGTAGTAGTAGCTAGATTTATACTTCTAAAACATGATCCTACTATCAGTAACTttcagtaaaaaaaaacttcaaaaAGTTTCCTAACCAATATATTTACAGGAAACTCATTACAGGAACCAGGCTCAGCACAATACAATTCGTGGCAGCTTTCTGAGTATATACATACATGACCTTTAGCTTTTGACAAAGTTGTATTTGGATTCAACATAGGTTTCAGCATCCCACAGGAATGATCCAAAAGCAACAGCTTCCAATACTAACATCGTCAATCCGGTGAAAGTAAGTGATATCACTTCATCGTTTGAAGTATCGACCGAACCATCCCCAGCAATCCTGATGTCTGGTTTCCCAAATAGGGCCTGCGTTTGGCTTTCAATCAAAGAAATAGCTTCCTTTGACCTTATAGTAGCATATCTCTGAAGAGTCTCTGCATCCAAGTACATCACATAGGATCTCAGTTGATAAGGCTTGTTTTCCCCATTATCCATGAAGCCTGCTTCATCACCACCATCAGGAGGTATCCTGAACAAGGAATCCGGAGCCCATAGCTGGTTTGCTGGTGTTGGATCTGGATCCTGAGTAATGCGTTTTGGAAGGATGTTCATGGTTCTCTCAAGCTGAAACCGTTGATCAACTCTTTTGAGGAAATATCCATACATTATTGAAGCAGCATACAGCTTTCCAAGTTTTATTTTGCTAATCTCAACCAAGGAAGAGAGGGGCCCCACGCCAACAAGTCTTTCTCCAAGCACAAGAGACAAGTGGCTCTGTATCATCTCAAATGCTTCCGAAGAATGAACAGATTCTAGCTTTTGTTCTTGGTTCGGCCAAAAATCCACTCTGCCGGTAGGATCTGAGGTTGTTGATATCTTGGGGATCATTGAGATTTCATTCTCCAAAAACTTTTGCACTATTAAGCAGTATATTATCTCTTGCAGTGCCGCTCgcctttctttctctttgaCCTCTGCTATTCTCCTGAAATccatgttattttgttaaattaaCAATTCTACGCAAACAGTAGTTCAATTTAACAAGAGAAGTAGCAAGCACCAAATTGTTGAGACAGTGTAAAATAGGTTTGGATTATGTAGAATATATCAAGATATTCTGGCATTTTCTAATAAACTAGTTCATGTAAGGGAAAAAACCCACCAAATGAAGATAAATGGGAAGACGGTGATGGAATATCACACTGCAGGTGGAATATTTGGTGTATCGATTGTGGTTTggccaaaaacaaaaagataaTTAATTGAGTACCTTTTGTTGGTCTAGTTCAAGTCATGGTGGATGAGTAAGTGAGTGGTGACATGACACTGTTACTCAAAATGATGATGGGGAAATATTTCAGCTAAAAGAGAGAGGAAAAGATGGCATGACAATACTTGTGGTGTTTCAAGAGATAATTTAGCTGGCTGAGACAGAAATAGTAAATGGCCAGGGGACGGTAATGACGAAgcagttttgcaactgtgggaatCATAATTTATTCAGACGAGGGTAGCAACAGCCTGATTATATGACAATCCTAGGGCTTCCTGGCAGTGGCAAACAACTCCGAAGCTCATCTTAGTGGCGTTTAATTATACATTTACTCGTCTGCTAATGATTATTACATGTTTAAGGTCAATCTAGTGGTACTAGAGAAATATTAAGGATCAAAATGGATGATAATGAGAAAAGCCACATCTATATATTGAAACGAAATTGAACAAGCTCGCCCCAGTCCAAAAATGCTTATTATTGTAAAAGAAGTAAGTAGTCCTGTATGAAAGCATTCCATAAGACATCAGCTACTAAAGCTTTCGGTTGTAAAACATTCTAGTGAAAGCAGTACAAACAAATCTGGCCTTAATGCCAAATATTCTTGTTTATAATCAAATTCATCGGATACATATAGTTGACACACAAATAATGAACACCAAAACAGAAGTGGTGAAACTCTAAATGGTTgtagaacaagaaaaaaaatacatcaTGGAGAAAAGATGCAATGTCAATCCAGGACACAAAATGTGTATATAAAATGTAAGAAGGCCATAAAGGAGCCATATAAATTGGGAAGCAAATGTGAAGGAAAAACAATCATTTATGATTAACTGGTAAATAAACTGGTTGCTGCCATTATATTCAGAGTAAGAGAAGTGAGCATTAACATCAgtacaacaatatatatagtctttTATCGGTGAAAAGAACAATATTTATACCCAGTAACATACAAATCTGAAAGTGGGATCTAACCCTTCCCAGATAACAGAGCTACTTCAATTAGAACTCTACCCAATGAAGATGGTAAAGTATGTATGAATTGGGATAACTGAAGAAGTTTACACCTACTGCAGATTTCAGAATCAAGTAACAGCTCAACTACCAGCACAGAGACACCAATTCATTCCAAGCGTACCAAACCCAAATGAAGTGTTTATTCAGACCCTATATTAGTTACACTCTTGCATACCATCAACACAATTTGAAAACAATGCACGATCACATTTCTAAACCAATTCAATCAGCAACATACTCCCATGAAGTAAGTTTGGCAACAACTTTTAAAATTTAGTCAACACCTTATAAAACTAGAGACTACTACAAATGAAGAGTTAAgccaaaatatgaaaaaattaCCCCAGTTCAATCTATTAGACAGCAAAATTAAATGACTACTTCTGAATATCTCAGTACTTACTTGTAGAGGGGACCTTTAGATGCTGGAGATTCTACTTCCTGGGCATCTTTCTCAGTTTGAAGTTTCTCAAGCTGCTGATCGACAGCTGCAGGTAGTAGATGTGGATGGGTTTGTAAAATTTGTCCCAAGAGCTGGCCAGCAGGGGATTCAAACTGAAGAGGAGCAACTGGCACCAAATTAGCACTTGAATCCTCGGATGCTCTCACAATCAAACCTCTTGCTCGGCACTTATACGGTCCATTTCCAGCCTTGGGGAGACATCTctaagaaagaaacaaaacaaggTAAAATCTTGTCAGTTCACAATCAAACGTAAATGTAGCCAAACAAAATCTCAAGCATCCAGAAGAACAAGGCTTCAAAGCATAATACTAAAGCATACGGAAACATGATGCATAAATGTTCAACAATACTCCCACTCTTCATTACGATCTTATCTCATAACTAAGAGCTTATAAGAATCAAATTGCATCTATCCCCTCTGCAATCACCGCAAGCAGAGA containing:
- the LOC126794300 gene encoding UV-B-induced protein At3g17800, chloroplastic produces the protein MQVSGVIGDVSLVIPSGGGLRSPEFRHFHSYSHSVPDSKSFISGGFFTRCLPKAGNGPYKCRARGLIVRASEDSSANLVPVAPLQFESPAGQLLGQILQTHPHLLPAAVDQQLEKLQTEKDAQEVESPASKGPLYKRIAEVKEKERRAALQEIIYCLIVQKFLENEISMIPKISTTSDPTGRVDFWPNQEQKLESVHSSEAFEMIQSHLSLVLGERLVGVGPLSSLVEISKIKLGKLYAASIMYGYFLKRVDQRFQLERTMNILPKRITQDPDPTPANQLWAPDSLFRIPPDGGDEAGFMDNGENKPYQLRSYVMYLDAETLQRYATIRSKEAISLIESQTQALFGKPDIRIAGDGSVDTSNDEVISLTFTGLTMLVLEAVAFGSFLWDAETYVESKYNFVKS
- the LOC126793554 gene encoding probable xyloglucan endotransglucosylase/hydrolase protein 30, which produces MEGRLSLVSLLVLLLTTTLSLLADAVPYAKPFNLTNIPFDEGFNLLFGDGNLVRSPDGNGVRLLLDKYTGSGFISSSLYDHGFFSAKIKLPSDNTAGICVAFYTSNADVFEKSHDELDIEFLGNTAGKPWRFQTNLYGNGSTSRGREERYRLWFDPTKDFHRYSILWTLKNIIFYVDEVPIREVVRKEAMGGDYPAKPMSLYATIWDASSWATNGGKEKANYKYAPFVAEFKDLVLDGCPSDPIEQFPFGEACAEKLAYLNAQEYSTISRARQAAMRRFRQRFMYYSYCYDSLRYPASMPECEIIQAEKARFKDTGRLKFGGSHKKQPKRRSRNRSATSDNQVAI